GGAAATctgagctgttttttttatattgtaGTTAGGGTGGGGTGACTTGGTGTGGTGTTGAGACATTGGCaaagtaatttgcatttaGTGTTTGAGTCTTTCCGTATTGAAAAttcatttgcatttcaaatgaaCCACGcctaaaacaaatttaagGTAATGTGCTTGACAGGGCCGTAAGAGGTTATTGACTACTATTTTCCAGAGCTGGGTGTACTTTATTTTGGCGGTTGGTTATGAACCTAGTGCTAAGGGTGAGTTGATGTAAGATGGGAGAAATTACCTGTTGCGGTTTATTTGAGTGTAGAAATGGTGAGATCATTACGTAAACAACAAACGTTGACGGCAGAGTAGAGAATgacttttgaaaataacaacaacatcgCGTAACTGTTCGAAGTATGAACCAAAAGCCGATATCTTACGGGAGTTTCTGGGAATTCTTGTTCTACCAAGCGCGCTACCTTAGTTATCTCagttttttgcatttcattgGAAAAAGTTCATAAGTACCATAACAGTTTTAAAAAGATAATATTCACATTTGTTCACAACATAGACGAGGCTTTTTTAGGAAAGGAAATTTGCGCCTTTTTCGGTACTTTGAAACCGTTTGGATAATATTGCTTAgaaaaattatgaaaggattTAGTAAAGGAGGAAAACTACCGAATGTTCTAAAATTCTACATTTAAAACGCAAAAATTCACTATGAAGGCTTCATTATTTGACACAAGAGCTAATTCTCGAGAGTAATGCACTCcagaaaaaccaaacaaatcccTCATTCAAAAAGTGAGATAACTATATGCGGTTAGAACTTGTTACAGCGCGCTGAATATCTTACCCTGCCTATTGTCCACCTTGAGTTTTCCTTCTGCGATGTTTTCTTGTCTCTGGGACGCAGCATAGAATTCCTGAACATCGGTTCTTCCAGCACAAACGGCCCTGTCGTTTTCCTCAGCAAAGCAAGAAAGCTTTGTGCCCGAAGGCGAGGCTATGAGATCCTAAATCGGGGTTCAATTATTGCGTTCCAGGATGCTGCTGATTGGCTAATCGGTGTGAAATTCCAACGCGGATTAGAAGTGGCAAAAATTTGTGCGTTAGCTTCATGTTAGtaacatgtacatgtacaagACACACATAATGTCTGCTTTGGATTCTTTAGTTCCATTGTTTTAATTGTTTCGATACTGAAATTTTGATTCCTTGCAGGTTTGCTTCTCTTTATGCAGTTTCGGCATGGTTTTGACAAACGAATTGCAGCAAGTCgtagaaaaaaaaccttttattCTTGTTAACAAGGtataagaaaaatttaaatctCTCGGGGCTCTTTAAGAGCTTGAAACTTGGCAAATAAACACGTAAAAGTAAATCACTTGAAAGTATGCGTTGTACTCTGCATGCGGGCAAGCTATGTACATTTCTCGGATGCCTGTAAAACAAAGCGGAGTGTTATTGTTCAtgatttaatttacttttattttgcaaatacAGTACAAGGCGTGACAATGATGAATTGTGCACGCTGTTTACTCATGGGACCTATCCCTTAACAAGCCATTCAAAATGTGTGGTTCGTGCCCCTTTTATCGAAGTAAAATGATGACACTCTCATTATTTAGTTGCTTGGTAGAACGTCCCTTTGATTAATGCGCGTATGTTTATGACGTCACAGTAGCCATGTTGGTTTGTCAGAACAACAAGCggcagttttgttttttcccctgggaatcaatttttagtttcagCAAATATTTACGTTTGTTTTGCTAAGAAAAGATGGCAGCTGACCACGGGAGGAAATACTCTCTTTTAATACTTCTGTTTTTGCAACGTTTTTCCGCAACATTAGATgcgaaaatttaaaaaaaaattacatacaAGGGCCCACACTATGTTCTCCACTTATGGAGTGTATGGGTTCTTTAAAATCCCCTGGAGGGAGTCATTAACTTCCCCCTACCCCAGTTCCGCATAATTTCAACATCCTCATTAgcacaaaataacacaggCACTTTGGTGGCGAGAAAAGTGCGCAAAGCAATGCCACAACCAATGCCTGATTTTCCAtataaaaacagaaataaagacAAGGATCCTTTTTAAGTAATATATTTCAGATATTTTAATTAAGGCTAACAGCTAGTCACTATTCatgttctttttaaattatttcaagatGGCACTTTATGCACAGCGACTGTCACATCCCCCTCTGACTTGATGAGTAAATTActgtaaaataagaaaaagaattcaaaatagtaattattgttatttatatttaaaattaatgataaattgcaattaacaattatgccttactgtataataataatattgttaatgCTGGTAATTTaagtttcaaaatggtttgaacctaAATACTTTGATGGAATTTAATTGTCCACGTGTGAAAGCCAAATGAGCCTTGTTGTTGGTAACTAATGTTTCACCAACCTGAGAAATAATTTCCTCTAAGGCTATCAAAGAGTTTGCATAACTCATAAAAGTCCTTCTAAGGGCTTCACTTAACTTCAATtactacaattattattattgttaatgttatcatcattacaattattataatttgttattattaatgaatgGAGAGAGCTATATTAGAACCAACTCCTGTTACTGGAGCAGAGGTGtgaattttttccaaaaaaccCTAAGTCATCATTAAGTCAAATGTATAATCATGACACCAGTaggccattttttttaaattcacttCAGCCTCTTCTTCAAAGCCAGTCTGCCTGCAAAGCCTTTGTTATGACAATCACTTTTCATTCGTATTGAAAGTAGaactaataacaataacaaaaatttcccactttgacttgctttgaaaaaagaGACTGACGGAactacaatcatggacaaaagtgtTGACACATTTGAGCAAAACAAACGCTTTTTATCCGTGTCCTTGCGTAAGTTCAAAAAACACGTTTTTTGCCTATAGGTTAACCCCCTCTCCcccttttcaatgttgaaACACGCTTTGTTGACACTGCCACGTGGttacaacattgaaaaggggAGAGGGGATCGAAAAGTGAAAATTCGTTTAATGAAACAGGTCTTTTTCGAGGAGTGTCTCAACtgcttttgtccatgattgtatGAATGGCCTATTTCACTTTGTTCACAAAGAGAAAGGCACAAAGGTCCCAGTGTTACATGCAATTTTCTACACCTGGTAACATCTTGTAAAGAACCTTGGGTCTTCCAGTACCTGACAAAACACACCTCTGCAAAACCAGTACAAATTTGCAACTCAAAAGCCAGGTAAAATCAGCACTGGCAAAACGATTTTAAGTATAGCGTGAATTTATGATGCTAAAAGATGCCAGTGGGGTCATCATTAGTCCTAGCTAGTACATTCTCTCTTTTTACTTGGAAATTGTGCCATAGAAACTGTACAAGTGCGCAGCATTGCACTAGTGTCTGTCACATTTGACAACCCTCCAAATATTGCAAATTTAGATGGGAGAAATGTTACCCAgagaggacaaaaaaaaaggaatgccTAAACAATAACTATTGCAGTCGTCTTTAGAGTAGAGTTTTCCTTGAGTTCAGTAATTCTCAAGCTTATCATCTGATAGTCCAATTCAACTTCTCCCTCATGAAAATTCCAGACTCAAATTTGATGTCCAAGGCTACAACTTAACCATCAAACtaattgcaggggtacctggagaaaagccttaagtgacttctgataaattaccagattctccttccaaatttccttatattcagttgtgaatgactaggagaatttgacattgcatcaaaagtcacttaaggccttattccacacaccccttcaattacaGTATTAACAAAACTGAGCAGGGAATCACTTACCAAGCATCTGACTCCAAACAGATGACAGGGTGTGGTTCTTTGCTGGGATATAACTTCTTGGCACTTTCCACCAGACTATGGACATGCCCAGAGTACATAGGGTTGGCTGTTCCCTTAGCTGTTACGAGAACAAAGAAGTGAGTAGGGCAATAACAACAACTAAATTTAAGTCTCAGGGTTTCTCTTGCCATCTGTTTGATTTGGGAAACTATAATTCAAGTCGAATCAAATCATGGAACCTTGGTTTTGGTTAGATTTGAAAACTAGATCACCCAGGAGAAAAAAAGCCTTTAAGAACAGAGTACTTAGAGAACCAAAAAGCTCAACACACATTTGACCCAAGGTCCCAGAATCAAGCCCAGGCAACACTGCTCCTTCAGAATCTGATGACAGAATTGGAATCTAGGAGATCCAGGTCAGCATAGTAATGCGAGCAATTGCCTTGAAATGTTCACTAATGAGCACAGGGCTCAAGTCACAAACTTGACAACACATGAATTGAATTTGTCGGTTCTCTACTCGGGTCCGAGAGGTTATTTCCTAgctactctggttttcccctttcatcaaaaaccaacaagcCCTTACAGATGGAGTAGGAACATTAAAAACGATACAGTAATGCACAAACATTTTAAGCATAATGTGGTCCAACTAATTGTTAGAGCCAAGAGTCAACTTTAGGTAAGCATAGTTTGATACAAGAATAGTTAATTATAGAGGGTTAAGTATGTACAGTGCCATTTATCCAGACATCTATATGAATGTTAGCCCTGATCATAGAATTGGCCCATCCAAGAACAGGGCAAAACTCAGACAAGCTACATAAGCTCATGAAATCCATAATAGCTCACTGTCACTTTGTACCCTTTCATCATTTCATGGTTTGACACCACTCTTGTTTAAAAAGATGGTATGTAGGAAGAGCATGATGAGGGAATAACTTCCTCTTTCTAAGCAACTGATCTTTACCCAGCCGCCGCACTATGGTTAACCCTGACCTTTGGTAGAACAACTCAAGAAATAAAGGATGTAATTGTCATTAAGATGTAAATAAAtggcagggtattctgcaGTAAGTAAGATGTTCTTCCGTCTAATTCAATGAAGATGAGAGTCAATAGCATTTTTAACATCCATCAAATCACtcaaaatttaattacattctgagatgaaaataaaggaaatacaaaaatatatttgcaaGGAAGGTAATAACATTTACCAACAATTGATCCACACAGATATTTGTAAATAGATTGATATTGGAAGAAATGACGGGTAAATGAAAGATAAAACAGTACAATTCTTGATTTCTCTTAACAAAAGCTCTATGGCTGAACATGTTGGTGGGCTTCCTGTGGTCACATGATCAAGACATGACTGCTCTATAAAATTTCTCATTTCATTTATCAAACCACAGATATACCAAGAATATACCAAGAATATACCACTTCGAGAACTGTAAGGATCCGAGATACCCACTTACCTTCTAAAGCTAAGCCTTGTTTATCACAACACATTACTCCAATAACGCCATGTTCTGACATTCTGAGAGAGAAAATCATAGACAATGAGGGAGATTTTTCCCTCCTGGAGAGAaagaaagggttaaattttaCTTACAAATCGTCTAAATGAGAATCTAAAGACTTTTCCATGGTGAAAACGAAGTTCAGCAATTACTGACAATCGTATTTAATACGAAACATCAAGAGAATGATGCAGTTGATGTCCTTTACATGCCTAAGTTATTAATGACAGTTGAAACTGCTGACCGAAGCCTCGTTAGAAACACCGTCGTTATTCACTTCcggtttgtttcattttttacactttttttcacGATACTTCCTATTTTAGAAATCTACTCAACCAGTCAAAACATTCATTTTTGGTGTTCTGTCATCTCTAGAACTGAAACGTTCTGCTCGAAAATAATATTCCCCACAATCTCGGAAGACCATTGTACCTTTTGATCGACCATTCGAGAGAACATCTTCAGATTACTGAAATGAAATGCCGGGATGTcagattgtttttttgttttgttttcttctttcttttacttatccaactacaaaaaaaaaggaaagaaaataaacggTTTTTAAACGACCATCTGCATGCTATAAAATTGCCACTGTTGTTTGAAACAATCACTACAAAGCGAACATCGAAGATTGgcgtaaaaagaaaaatataatttaagaTGTAGGCAatgttttccttcaaaagaaaattgttttaactTCTTAAAAAGACGTTGGCCAATTttccgctttttttttttatgcaaatgaggCACTTGTCTTCGTCACTATAGAATCAGCTGCCGTTGACAACCTAGGACAGACGCAGGTTTCTATGccaaatattgaaaatttcagttcaaCGTTTGTTTACCTCTGCAAGCTTGTTTAGAACGattttgagaagaaaaagaaaacactgcCAAAATGTCCCGAATTTTTTTACTAATGTAATATGGAATAGCTTCGAGCATTTGTCCGACGACATTAATCTAGTTGAAATCTCTTGGAACAACATTTAAAGCACAGAAACCATTCTGGTATCGAAAGTTATTGATGGACGCCCAAAAAGCGTTTCTTGCAGCGGTGTTATACGAAAGGCAGCAATCATGGATTAAGGTTAGCAAAGTCTTACTTAAttgattgaaaatatttgacGTAAAATTGAGCTAAATGTCGAAAAAGCCTTACGGTGCATAGTAACTTTATTGTGGTTTCTTTTGACGACAAAGGAGAAGATTCTAGAAAATTTTATCtaaatttatcaaaatttaaatctTTCGTATTTGCAGTTAAATTCAGATGAAGATCTGTGTTCTTGTTGAGCTAAAATTCGCATTGTTTCGAATTTCAACACGTTTAATTTGAATGACCGAGTAAGTAATATCAAATCAtttaattattatgcaaacaAGTCATAATTTATGCAGAAACTAGAAGGGCTAGAATATTATCGGCTAAGatgtaacaaaatgaaaaacttcaTCTTGCTGCATgcaaaaagttaaaacaagTCTTACACTCTAATATTTTCACATTTCGTTAATAAGTTGCTACTTTTTTATGTTTCGCCGTCTAGGAAACTATGTATACAAAATATCTCAGGTAGTGTACCTTATGGTGTCTTCACCATGCATATATATTCTCATTAAGCAAGTATGATCGCATAACTGCAAAGACATAACTTCAATGTTGGAATAATACCGAATCTCTTAGCTCTTCTAGACCTCAATTCTGGCCCCTATGCCTTGTAGTTTCTATTGTTATCAAGCTTAAGGTTAGGGGTTTTAATTGTGTTGTATCATCGATCTTTTGTCTCGTTTTCCTATAACAGACCGTATCTGGAATAAAGGCCGTACAGGGTCTCTCCAAGACCAACAACTTGTAGTATCTTTGTAGTCGAGTTCTACTTTAAGTAACTGATACAAACCGATCTTGCCAATGTCTTTTTCGTTCGCCTGACTTTCTGTTTAACTTAATGGAAGTTTCCTACCATAATGACTGCAGGCGGCGTCCAAGTACGAAGAAGTCTTAAAGCTGATCTATAGGAAAAACTGGAGGTCAAACATCAATAAAGAGAAATTGCGACTTTTGGTAAGAAAGAGATAAAGAAAGAAGTTAAGTTTGGAACACTGTTTTGTACTTGGCAATTTTTTTAGCATGGACTTTCGCGCAACTTGTTCCTCTTTAGATGATCAAATGACTTCCAGAATCCAAGGAACGAATATTTCATTGCCTGATTCCACAAACTTTTGCCATCGCACTAATTGCAGGACATATGCAGATACAAAGCAAGCGTTTTGAGAAATTTGTTGCAACGATCCCAGAAGCCTTAGAGAAAGTGTCTCTTTTTCGTAGTCTCTGAAAGTTGTCGCGACACGTTTTTCAGTGTCGTTGCAAGCCGTCTCTCTTTGAACAATACTTTCGTGCAGCGAAACTTGGACACTTAAACTTTAAGCAAAAAGCATTGGTCAATCACAAGATTTAAAACAGCCAATCAGGCTATAAGGCGAGACTACAAAAATCGGCAAAAAAATTTAGGTAGATCATTCGTGCTGTTGTCTCTGATTAGCTGAGGACGCGTCGCAATATTTTTGATGGAATCagattcttttctttttgtttacagTTGTTCGAATGCCATTTTCATTGTGCAGTAGCGTTACAAAACTTTCAGAATCACCAGGATGCACTGCGCCATTTCACCAAAGCCATGGAGGTCGTAAGTTGGACAAAGGTAATGCTTATTTTACGTTCGGTGTCAAGGTAGGGCGTCGACTGAAGAGActgcacagaaaaatattacCAGTGTTAAAAACAGCTATAGAGTGGTCACTGAAACGTATAGGAGATCAAAATAGTCTTTCATTACCTCGCAACTGGttgacataaaaaaaatatgttttggacATTTACTTCTGTTTAGCGTTTATGAACGGTGGCACGAGAAAACTCAGATCACTTTTCAAGGAAGCGTTTCGTTTGCGTCAACAGTGTTCTTCTGTTTTAAGTTTAATTTGggagaaagaaataattttagtttcGTTAAGCGCTCAATTGTAGCTATAAACACATTTTCGATTTTGAACGTGCTTTCTATGTTGAGTAGAATCTGAgacatatttttctttgaatacTTGGCAAGAAGAATTCCTCGTCATATAAGATCAGTACACCGATGAGCGTTTCCCCTACAACTTTAGTTTAAGCGAACAAAAACTTTTTCCTTCGCGCAAACTAAACTAAGACGAGAAGAGCCCAGGCGGCTGAAACGAAAAGCGTGCATGAGGTATGATATGTTTCTTGATGGTTCCGCGTGCATATACGCTAAACAGAAGAGGTTTGCTAAGGATCGGGGATCCCTAAGGAAgatcctttttttgtttcaatgcgcTGCGAAGTATTGAAGTTTTTTCGAACTTTCTGATCTCCTCTACAATTGAGACCATTCAATAGCTTTCGTCAATCCTGTTTAAATTTTTGTGCGCGGTCCCTTCGAAGTCGCTGCaacattattgttaattaCGTTCACGCCGAATTACAGTTCCGTGGCTTTCTCCTCTGCTAGGAAAAAAACCGCGTAGAGCCTGGGATCGAGTTCGGA
This portion of the Acropora palmata chromosome 13, jaAcrPala1.3, whole genome shotgun sequence genome encodes:
- the LOC141863389 gene encoding ragulator complex protein LAMTOR5 homolog; amino-acid sequence: MEKSLDSHLDDLMSEHGVIGVMCCDKQGLALEAKGTANPMYSGHVHSLVESAKKLYPSKEPHPVICLESDACNLLIKSEGDVTVAVHKVPS